One genomic window of Nicotiana sylvestris chromosome 10, ASM39365v2, whole genome shotgun sequence includes the following:
- the LOC104248359 gene encoding probable transcription factor At5g61620, protein MAKEIHSERRGEISRTKKVGSSSNSIKLFGVVITTNFGSSSSRSNTGRRNNNNSNKGTRWSEDEHTAFLIGLEKLGRGNWAGIAKEFVPSRTHTQVASHAQKYFERLEAEKDNKRAVIKRQKFSVFDINLAEESCRSSSPTNQPVSEEASSSKRVVVPVTKDKEPLNQETPISPMPISYRVPGFPPVPMAYNKNLTISSNNQGPHVYTASWVPNIPFNGNYAYFPKSYYQFANISAHNFASSSTNATPDQRVSSQSDRASVDNLDLTI, encoded by the coding sequence ATGGCAAAAGAAATCCACAGTGAAAGAAGAGGGGAAATTTCAAGAACCAAGAAAGTTGGCAGCAGCAGTAATAGCATTAAACTATTTGGAGTTGTGATCACTACTAATTTTGGTAGTTCAAGTTCAAGATCCAATACGGGTAGAAGAaacaataataatagtaataaggGAACAAGATGGAGTGAAGATGAACACACAGCATTCTTGATTGGATTGGAGAAACTTGGGAGAGGAAATTGGGCTGGAATTGCTAAAGAATTTGTGCCAAGCAGAACACACACACAAGTTGCTAGCCATGCCCAGAAATATTTTGAAAGACTGGAGGCTGAAAAAGATAACAAAAGAGCAGTGATCAAACGCCAAAAATTCAGTGTCTTCGACATTAATTTGGCTGAAGAGTCTTGTCGTTCATCTTCACCTACTAATCAACCCGTCTCAGAGGAGGCCAGTTCGTCGAAAAGGGTTGTTGTTCCAGTAACAAAAGACAAAGAACCTTTGAATCAAGAAACTCCAATTTCACCAATGCCAATCAGCTACAGAGTTCCAGGATTTCCTCCTGTCCCTATGGCTTACAATAAGAATTTGACAATCTCCAGTAATAATCAGGGACCTCATGTGTACACGGCTTCTTGGGTTCCTAATATTCCGTTTAATGGAAACTATGCCTATTTTCCCAAGTCATATTATCAGTTTGCTAACATTAGTGCACATAATTTTGCCTCATCATCAACTAATGCCACTCCAGACCAGCGTGTTTCGTCTCAATCTGATCGTGCGTCTGTGGACAATTTGGATCTTACTATTTAA